One window of the Candoia aspera isolate rCanAsp1 chromosome 16, rCanAsp1.hap2, whole genome shotgun sequence genome contains the following:
- the LOC134506169 gene encoding zinc finger protein 160-like, whose protein sequence is MQGDGRVRRRKEAKPSGEEGARRGAPRSGPRRRERCGPGGTAEGPPNEMIQSEEGPPGRRVPGKRCGAAEGVGIGGENHPGEKPYKCLECEKSFSVRGSLNKHQRIHSGEKPYKCLDCGKSFNQIGNLRIHQRIHTGEKPYKCLQCGKSFRAGGYLSQHQNIHTGEKPYKCLECGRSFSDRGSLNKHQRIHSGEKPYKCLDCGKSFNQIGNLRRHQRIHTGEKPYKCLECGKSFRSRGDLRIHQKFHTGEKPYKCLECGKSFSLSGSLYIHQRIHSGEKPYKCLECGKSFSQIGNLRIHQRIHTGEKPYKCLECRRSFSQSGSLDKHLRIHLGERPYKCLECGKSFRSRGDLRIHQRIHTGEKPYKCLECGKGFSLRGSLYSHQRIHSGEKPYKCLGCGKSFSQIGNLRIHQRIHTGEKPYKCLACGRSFSVRGNLYTHQRIHSGEKSYKCLECGKSFHSVGPLRIHQRIHTGEKPYKCLECGIGFSCSGSLCTHQRIHSGEKPYKCLECGKSFTQSGQLRAHQTVHTGEKPYKCLECGKSFSHNVGLSKHYKLHTEKKVYKCMECKKSFKRNGNLQNHIRIHTGEKP, encoded by the exons ATGCAG GGGGACGGCCGCGTCCGGCGGAGGAAGGAGGCGAAGCCGAGCGGAGAGGAGGGAGCCCGCAGAGGAGCCCCCCGGTCCGGGCCGCGGCGGCGGGAAAGGTGTGGACCCGGTGGAACTGCCGAAGGGCCGCCCAACGAGATGATCCAGAGCGAGGAGGGACCCCCTGGAAGGAGGGTGCCCGGGAAGCGATGCGGGGCGGCGGAGGGCGTCGGAATAGGCGGGGAAAATCAcccaggagagaaaccctataaatgcctggagtgtgaaaAGAGCTTCAGTGTGAGGGGAAGCCTCAATaaacatcaaagaatccattcaggagagaagccctataaatgcctggactgtggaaaaagcttcaatCAGATAGGAAATCTCAggatacatcaaagaattcacacaggagaaaaaccctacAAATGCCtgcagtgtggaaagagtttcagagcGGGAGGATATCTCAGTCAACATCAAAATATTCACACGGGAGAAAAaccgtataaatgcctggagtgtggaaggagCTTCAGTGACAGGGGAAGCCTCAATaaacatcaaagaatccattcaggagagaagccctataaatgcctggactgtggaaaaagtttcaatcAGATAGGAAATCTCAGgagacatcaaagaattcacacaggagaaaaaccctataaatgcctggagtgtggaaagagtttcagatcGAGAGGAGATCTCAGGATACATCAAAAATTTCACACGGGAGAaaagccctataaatgcctggagtgtggaaagagtttcagtctTAGTGGAAGCCTTTATATACATCAacgaatccattcaggagagaaaccctataaatgcctggaatgtggaaaaagtttcagtcagataGGAAATCTCAggatacatcaaagaattcacacaggagaaaaaccgtataaatgcctggagtgcagAAGGAGCTTCAGTCAGAGTGGAAGCCTTGATAAACATCTAAGAATCCATTTAGGAGAgagaccatataaatgcctggagtgtggaaagagtttcagatcGAGAGGAGATCTCAggatacatcaaagaattcacacgggagaaaagccctataaatgcctggagtgtggaaagggtttCAGTCTTAGGGGAAGCCTTTATtcacatcaaagaatccattcaggggagaaaccatataaatgcctggggtgtggaaagagtttcagtcagATAGGAAATCTCAggatacatcaaagaattcacacaggagaaaaaccctataaatgcctggcgTGTGGAAGGAGCTTCAGTGTGAGGGGAAACCTTTATAcccatcaaagaatccattcaggggagaaatcatataaatgcctggagtgtggaaaaagtttccaTTCGGTAGGACCTCTCAggatacatcaaagaattcacacgggagaaaagccctataaatgcctggagtgcggaATCGGCTTCAGTTGCAGTGGGAGCCTTTGTACGCAtcaaaggatccattcaggggagaaaccgtataaatgcctggagtgcggaaagagctttactcagaGTGGACAGCTCAGGGCACATCAAACAGTTCACAcgggagaaaaaccctataaatgcctggagtgtggaaagagcttcagtcacaaTGTGGGTCTCAGTAAACATTATAAACTTCACACAGAGAAGAAAGTttataaatgtatggagtgtaaaaaatctttcaaaagaaatggaaatctcCAAAACCATATtagaatccacacaggagagaaaccatag
- the LOC134506285 gene encoding caspase recruitment domain-containing protein 9-like has product MSDQEDEDDETCWYNLESFRVELISVIDPSRITPYLRQCRVINHDDEEQILNDPSLVLRKRKAGLLLDILQRMGKRGFVAFLESLELYYPHLYKKVTGNDPARVFSMIIDTAGESSLMELLMSEVSKLQGAIREERRKVQELSVALCTKEDAIREMRVKDSVLRKYQERAHKVKEERDALSRELKLCRDENYELAMSYAKQSEEKNVALMKNRDLQLEIDSLRHSLIKAEDDCDLERKHTLKLKHAIEQRPSHEAVWEIQREKDLLLAKNKELESTLQVTKEGSSEKDGVSPQALEAEWRQALKEQQELVNTICDLRQVLQRAEDGQDKLVGEKELLELRCTCLQNDNQIYQDRIKAILKQLEEVAAERDQALLTQEGYQKQYSQSLRDKDSYRKQIRDLGERCDELQLQLFQKEGQLLSAEAKLKRLCVDPSALTSDLEENSSRSSQELAPHGNPDEDGKGAKASMFICRKGSFLSCLEGQE; this is encoded by the exons ATGTCTGACcaggaggatgaggatgatgagaCTTGTTGGTACAACCTGGAAAGCTTCCGTGTGGAACTGATTTCAGTGATCGACCCTTCCAGAATAACGCCTTACCTCCGGCAGTGCCGAGTCATAAACCATGACGACGAGGAGCAGATCCTAAATGATCCCAGTCTGGTGCTCAGGAAGAGGAAAGCAG GGCTTCTCCTAGATATTCTCCAGAGGATGGGCAAAAGGGGGTTTGTGGCTTTCCTCGAGAGTCTGGAACTCTACTACCCGCATCTCTACAAGAAAGTAACGGGCAACGATCCCGCCCGGGTCTTCTCGATGATTATAG ACACGGCGGGGGAGTCCAGCCTGATGGAGCTGCTGATGAGCGAGGTCTCAAAGCTGCAGGGGGCCATCCGAGAAGAGAGGCGGAAGGTCCAGGAGCTGAGCGTGGCCCTCTGCACCAAGGAGGATGCCATCAGGGAGATGAGGGTGAAGGACAGCGTCCTGCGCAAGTACCAGGAGCGGGCACACAAGGTGAAGGAGGAGAGGGACGCCCTTAGCAGGGAACTGAAGCTCTGCCGAGATGAGAACTATGAGCTGGCCATGAGCTATGCCAAGCAGAGCGAGGAGAAGAACGTGGCACTGATGAAGAATCGGGACCTGCAGCTGGAG ATTGACTCCCTGCGGCACAGCCTGATCAAGGCGGAAGATGACTGCGACCTGGAGCGGAAGCACACGCTGAAACTGAAGCACGCCATCGAGCAGCGGCCCAGCCACGAGGCCGTGTGGGAAATCCAGCGGGAGAAGGACCTGCTGTTGGCCAAGAACAAGGAGCTTGAGAGCACCCTGCAG GTCACCAAGGAAGGCAGCTCCGAGAAAGACGGGGTCTCCCCCCAGGCTCTCGAGGCCGAGTGGAGGCAGGCGCTGAAGGAGCAGCAGGAGCTGGTGAACACCATCTGTGATTTACGCCAAGTGCTCCAGAGAGCCGAAGACGGGCAGGATAAA CTTGTAGGAGAGAAGGAGCTGCTGGAACTGAGATGCACTTGCTTGCAAAATGATAACCAAATTTATCAAGATCGTATCAAGGCCATTTTAAAACAGCTGGAAGAGGTGGCTGCTGAAAGAGACCAG GCTCTCCTGACCCAGGAGGGGTACCAGAAGCAATATTCCCAAAGCCTGAGGGATAAGGACAGCTACCGGAAGCAGATCCGGGACCTCGGGGAGCGTTGTGACGAACTGCAGCTTCAGCTCTTCCAGAAGGAGGGACAGCTGCTGAGTGCCGAAGCGAAGCTGAAAAGGCTGTGCGTCGATCCTTCCGCCCTG ACTTCCGATCTTGAGGAAAACTCATCCCGGAGCTCTCAAGAG CTGGCTCCCCATGGAAACCCAGATGAAGACGGGAAAGGTGCCAAAGCAAGTATGTTCATCTGCCGCaagggatcttttctttcttgtttagaGGGGCAGGAGTGA